GCCGATAGAATTGAGTCTATCGTCAACTCCGCCTACTTGCTCTGTGAAAGCCGTGATCTTTAGTACAGCTGGCTTTTCTGATTTCTTAGCAGCCAATGCATGCAGTAAATGCAAGTACTGTCCGCCTTGGCCGACGTCAAAATCAATGACGTGAATCTTGTTCGTAGGGTGGTCCGTTACAGCTTCAAGAATGGCTAGATTCGCAGCCATGAAACCGAGCTTGAAACATGGGGATACATCGTACAGATTCTGTGTAGATACCGTGTGTTCCTTGTTGTGCAACTCCAACACCGGCGGTGGGTAATCTGTGGGGTTCACGCGCGACCTCAAAGCCGAAACCATGTATGCTGTAGACCGCTGAATGGAAGAACCTCTGACGTTGGAAACCTGTGATAGGCGCGTGAGGATCTCTACTGCAACATGGTTTATACCTTCGGATATTGCAGTAGCAGCCTCTGTTATAGACTGCTTGGGACAAGAAATTGGCGGAGATTCTGTAGAAGAAGCACATGACGACGTCGATGAGGATGGTGATAGTGAAGCCAGTTTCTGATTCTGATTCTGGTTCTGGTTTTGGCTTTGACAGGGGCTAATCAGATTCTGTAACCACTCGTTGTTGGTAACAACTGAAACTGTATCGCCGTCCTCCTCATCGTTGTCGTCTAGGAGCTGTTTCTCGAGCTCTTGAAGCTGGTTCATCATCTTTTTCTCTGATTCCTGGGACAATAATTCTTGTCCAATGGTTGCTCTGTTATAAACCCCCGTGGAATAAGTCTGGATACCCGGATGTGAGAACCCGCTAATATTAGTATTAGCCAAAGGCAAAGCGGGCTGTGACCGGAGTTGTTGAAGAACAGGGAGAGTATGGCGCGTGTTCATCGTGGAAGCATTTGAATTAGAAGAAAACGAAGAGAATTCAGATGAAATCGAGGAAATAGCAACAGCAGAAAAATCTACAGGAGAAGCTTGCTGGTAACTTCTGGGCTTAACGTTACGAAGATAAAAGCCAAGCccttgttgttgctgttgttgttgtaaaaTCATCTGCTGTTGCTGATTTTGTTGCTGCTGTTGTAGAAACTGAAATTGCTGCTGCTGTTGAAACTCCGCAAGAGATCGCTTCCCCATTAAATTGGGTCTCCCAAGCACGATCTGGTTAGCCAGGTCGGGCAAAATTCCAGAAAGCTGAGACCTGA
This DNA window, taken from Nicotiana tabacum cultivar K326 chromosome 4, ASM71507v2, whole genome shotgun sequence, encodes the following:
- the LOC107806673 gene encoding scarecrow-like protein 8; amino-acid sequence: MSSGFPGDFYGAGGINTGRSTMNNNTLRSQLSGILPDLANQIVLGRPNLMGKRSLAEFQQQQQFQFLQQQQQNQQQQMILQQQQQQQGLGFYLRNVKPRSYQQASPVDFSAVAISSISSEFSSFSSNSNASTMNTRHTLPVLQQLRSQPALPLANTNISGFSHPGIQTYSTGVYNRATIGQELLSQESEKKMMNQLQELEKQLLDDNDEEDGDTVSVVTNNEWLQNLISPCQSQNQNQNQNQKLASLSPSSSTSSCASSTESPPISCPKQSITEAATAISEGINHVAVEILTRLSQVSNVRGSSIQRSTAYMVSALRSRVNPTDYPPPVLELHNKEHTVSTQNLYDVSPCFKLGFMAANLAILEAVTDHPTNKIHVIDFDVGQGGQYLHLLHALAAKKSEKPAVLKITAFTEQVGGVDDRLNSIGVELTAEANKVGVCLYFNVMACKITDLSREKLGLEPDEALAVNFAFKLYRLPDESVTTENLRDELLRRVKGLSPKVVTVVEQELNGNTAPFLARVNEACGYYGALFDSLDATVSRDKLERVRIEEGLSRKMANSVACEGRDRVERCEVFGKWRARMSMAGFVQRPMSQLVANSLCSKLNSGTRGNPGFTVNEQSGGICFGWMGRTLTVASAWR